In Nothobranchius furzeri strain GRZ-AD chromosome 18, NfurGRZ-RIMD1, whole genome shotgun sequence, a single genomic region encodes these proteins:
- the si:dkey-157l19.2 gene encoding NHS-like protein 3 isoform X1, whose translation MSNRDSLGFGDLLPQDVINIFAQDKHSKRGRKKRTRSLGRALGLFRRKKKKNLGTNGQNHGLGPALDLALDGHRTLHQGGQKSGNSHAQPNLNDDKTPAPPQLQENVFIEGSRSKYVEDLHTEAQEGLKMIQQEESNTGMEYQDNESMVSTATAQTNGESVGFVTDSTIADTSSVVSMRSSVSTRSSRHGLTRQGSTFRPLESGKKSEKTKTRRKHRKTAAGVPRHVQRELGMDREGWRLPPRLDERPDLDDESDFSPTSDGLQRKAESPKDSSAGLQTSNVVHPLSKDRVEQLNATHAGHRDNLALLHHLDPLRWKSGSAVVQQGLSSRVMTMSPQAAYLSKIIPNAVLPPSIEVVEISRSSRRSSLRTISKSSIVSSPSPSRASSRASSNITSASRYNANPYMSDSSRWSDSASSETLVSNSSTISSSSTPKQKPQSGDNSAKANKVDVNSSKDSSKVIIKGDQVRKEGQFVRSLSVMKSKRAPPPPNRSHSLHGKKRRSRDLVEVFATEQSPPSPKKDHENVQPGSSVVLSRTLDSTGYHADISSPDDSTGSVSFPLRSPLQAEEPKKDAEKLLNERSCDEQESPQDKKLNKPNSPSSGYSSQDGTSPHFIKWSLKQKGLFAKIPQFFSSRSTSAGLAPALAPQPGDKYGNAAGESKPDVSPSVQTLRQLFNIPPPPKIHAPPPPPPEVWSQNVRSIELLLGPPAPGSSYTVLKKNPKDRRQQRQSPPSSTATERKHQSPTAESEHGSVHVVDAKTESDCTYGKVKKERITQNGTSKEHGKDEKVRLSEMLNGILVKAVDKQGATRAEGQNVKAAEVNINTLPTISSVRISPPSSSEPVDHQVQSTVRDTTTVTSSVGITSPESSWPPPPPPLSQVSASRRDEMELPLPPPPMFVEGELVLSPKVKEQVEVGPLKFLSSQDVENPSLGIPPPPPYSAPPPPTTMKEAPPPPPPPPPVTHKEPSTSVIQEVPPPVSVPSPEKQAPPPGNAVEVSILSSRAVAALPSKDFIPPHHHQEASQPIGQVAPVENFGPPQSIPPPPPQLQPLKQEIDPPQKKISSEPKTEDLSVNVLTPPHGVPPPVAPVIQTSHITLVTDDGVPPSPPFEFRNTPSLKEAEQPPPPTSIPLPPPLPVQVPASITHPSSPPSTKNQTQEKTSAPEAHKELIPVVTASLLQKVKLRSVNSSPEPSEVHEQVSASDVTPPLLEVVTLRSINSSPEHAKGVKEEATSDGPTAVLQTVKLRSINNSPEPPETSEGVKEETLPNGPSSVINNSPETAKGVKEESTATGTHPALQVVKLQPANSSAEASEAVKGADSVLSIESSPVSLQSIKPETFTTQEKPEPDVTVDQPQPDKQVPMSSSNEAPQKPIRKSLILVSPPPTSPPDTDSSEASRPKSVVVPPAASPTAASPLKKSPTTTSSVSMNLQEAIRLRTAARSKEGPASRLTLPSQLSPPGFLRSPTNTASFIFSKSNTRVGIEVKQKQENKETVQKKLENSSVAKVTSEAESKLGGKVPPPVAKKPKTKSKEEEAGEAVEQTAGQEAQRDGTEDGPEEVNGTAGTVQGETST comes from the exons CTCAACCCAACCTAAACGATGACAAGACCCCTGCGCCCCCGCAGTTACAAGAGAACGTGTTTATCGAGGGCAGCAGGTCTAAATATGTGGAGGACCTCCACACCGAAGCTCAAGAAGGGCTGAAAATGATACAGCAAGAAG AAAGCAACACTGGAATGGAGTATCAGGATAATGAAAGCATGGTT TCCACAGCGACCGCCCAAACCAACGGGGAAAGTGTGGGGTTTGTGACGGACAGCACTATTGCTGACACGTCCTCTGTCGTCTCCATGCGGTCCTCAGTGTCCACAAGGTCGTCCCGCCATGGACTCACCAGGCAAG GATCAACGTTCCGACCCCTGGAATCAGGGAAAAAATCAGAAAAGACCAAAACAAGGAGGAAACACAGGAAGACTGCTGCAGGAGTGCCACGGCATGTTCAGAGAGAGCTGG GTATGGATAGGGAAGGCTGGAGACTGCCACCTCGGCTGGACGAGAGGCCGGATTTAGACGATGAGTCTGATTTTAGTCCCACATCCGATGGATTACAGCGCAAAGCAGAATCACCGAAGGACTCCAGTGCAGGCCTTCAAACCTCTAACGTCGTCCATCCGCTCAGTAAAGACAGAGTTGAGCAGCTCAATGCCACCCACGCTGGTCACAGGGACAACCTGGCCCTGCTGCACCATCTGGATCCCCTCAGATGGAAGAGTGGTTCTGCTGTTGTCCAACAGGGTCTGTCCAGCCGTGTTATGACCATGTCACCCCAGGCTGCTTACCTGTCCAAGATCATTCCCAACGCGGTGCTGCCACCCTCCATCGAGGTGGTGGAGATCAGTCGCAGCAGCCGTCGCAGCAGCTTGCGCACCATCAGCAAAAGCAGCATAGTGTCTAGCCCGTCTCCCTCCCGGGCTTCTTCTAGGGCCTCTTCCAACATCACCTCTGCCTCCCGCTACAACGCTAATCCTTATATGTCCGACAGCTCAAGATGGAGCGACTCTGCCTCATCAGAGACTTTGGTTTCTAACTCTTCAACCATCTCCAGCAGCAGCACCCCTAAACAGAAACCTCAGAGTGGAGACAATTCTGCTAAAGCGAACAAAGTTGATGTTAACTCCTCTAAAGATTCGTCCAAGGTCATCATTAAGGGAGACCAGGTTAGGAAAGAAGGACAGTTTGTGCGTAGTCTCTCTGTCATGAAGTCCAAGAGGGCTCCGCCACCTCCGAACCGCTCACATTCCCTTCACGGTAAGAAACGACGGTCAAGAGATCTGGTAGAAGTTTTTGCTACAGAACAAAGCCCCCCATCCCCAAAGAAAGACCACGAAAATGTTCAACCTGGATCATCTGTAGTCCTCTCCAGGACCTTAGACAGCACTGGCTACCATGCAGACATCAGTTCTCCAGATGATTCTACAGGTTCCGTATCATTCCCTCTCAGATCTCCGCTTCAGGCCGAGGAGCCAAAAAAGGATGCAGAAAAGCTTCTGAACGAACGTTCATGTGACGAGCAGGAATCCCCTCAGGACAAAAAGCTCAACAAACCAAACTCCCCATCCAGTGGCTACTCCAGCCAAGATGGAACATCTCCACATTTCATCAAATGGTCTCTGAAGCAAAAGGGACTCTTCGCAAAGATTCCACAGTTTTTTTCTTCTAGGTCCACGTCTGCTGGGCTTGCACCAGCCCTGGCACCACAGCCAGGAGATAAATACGGGAACGCTGCTGGAGAAAGCAAACCCGATGTCAGCCCCTCTGTTCAGACGCTGAGACAACTCTTCAACATCCCTCCCCCACCCAAAATCCacgctcctccccctcctcccccagAGGTATGGTCTCAAAACGTACGTTCGATTGAGCTGCTCCTGGGACCCCCGGCTCCCGGCAGCAGCTACACGGTcctaaagaagaacccaaaggaCAGGAGACAACAGAGGCAGTCTCCACCTTCATCTACGGCCACGGAACGAAAACACCAAAGTCCCACGGCTGAGTCTGAACATGGATCAGTGCACGTGGTGGACGCAAAGACAGAAAGTGATTGTACGTATGGAAAAgtgaagaaagaaagaataacccAGAATGGAACGTCGAAAGAACACGGAAAGGATGAGAAAGTGAGATTAAGCGAGATGTTGAACGGGATATTGGTGAAAGCTGTAGACAAGCAGGGAGCAACGAGAGCAGAAGGTCAGAACGTTAAAGCCGCAGAGGTCAACATCAACACACTACCTACCATTTCATCAGTACGCATTTCTCCACCATCGTCTTCCGAACCAGTGGACCATCAGGTCCAGTCCACTGTAAGAGACACCACCACTGTTACTTCATCGGTAGGAATTACCTCACCTGAATCATCTTGGCCCCCGCCGCCTCCACCGCTGTCGCAAGTAAGCGCCAGCAGACGTGATGAGATGGAGCTCCCTCTCCCTCCTCCCCCGATGTTTGTTGAGGGGGAACTAGTTTTGTCACCAAAGGTAAAAGAACAAGTCGAGGTGGGACCTCTGAAGTTCCTCTCGTCTCAGGACGTGGAGAATCCATCCCTGGGTATCCCTCCTCCACCACCATATTCAGCTCCCCCTCCACCAACAACTATGAAAgaggctcctcctcctcctcctccaccacctcctgtGACGCACAAGGAGCCCTCCACTTCTGTAATTCAAGAAGTTCCTCCACCGGTTAGCGTACCTTCGCCAGAAAAACAAGCCCCCCCTCCAGGAAACGCTGTAGAAGTCTCTATTCTCTCTTCCAGAGCAGTTGCTGCCCTGCCTTCTAAAGATTTTATTCCTCCACATCATCACCAAGAAGCTTCTCAGCCCATAGGACAAGTAGCCCCTGTAGAGAACTTTGGCCCCCCGCAAAGTATTCCTCCTCCGCCTCCACAGCTTCAACCACTGAAGCAAGAGATTGATCCTCCACAGAAGAAAATCTCATCAGAACCAAAAACAGAAGATCTATCTGTCAATGTTCTCACCCCCCCTCATGGTGTTCCACCTCCTGTAGCACCTGTCATTCAAACCTCACACATAACTCTAGTAACTGACGATGGGGTGCCCCCTTCTCCTCCATTTGagttcagaaacacaccttcactTAAAGAGGCTGAACAACCTCCTCCACCTACGAGTATTCCTTTGCCTCCACCGTTACCTGTGCAGGTTCCTGCCAGCATCACGCATCCGTCTAGTCCCCCAAGCACCAAAAACCAAACCCAAGAGAAGACCTCTGCACCTGAAGCACATAAGGAACTAATTCCGGTGGTCACCGCATCCCTCCTGCAGAAGGTCAAGCTTCGGTCTGTCAACAGCAGTCCAGAACCATCTGAAGTTCACGAGCAGGTCTCCGCCTCAGATGTAACCCCTCCCCTCCTTGAAGTGGTCACGCTTCGGTCCATCAACAGCAGCCCGGAACACGCTAAAGGCGTGAAAGAAGAAGCCACATCCGACGGTCCCACTGCTGTCTTGCAGACGGTCAAGCTTCGGTCCATCAACAACAGCCCGGAACCACCTGAAACTTCCGAAGGTGTGAAAGAGGAAACCCTGCCCAATGGTCCCTCATCTGTCATCAACAACAGCCCAGAAACCGCTAAAGGTGTGAAAGAGGAATCCACAGCTACTGGTACACACCCTGCCTTGCAGGTGGTCAAGCTCCAGCCTGCCAACAGCAGCGCTGAAGCATCTGAAGCTGTGAAAGGTGCCGATTCGGTTTTGTCCATTGAATCTTCTCCAGTCAGTCTTCAGTCCATCAAGCCTGAAACTTTTACAACTCAAGAGAAACCAGAGCCCGATGTCACAGTGGATCAACCACAGCCCGACAAACAAGTTCCAATGTCTTCCAGCAACGAGGCTCCTCAAAAGCCGATCAGAAAATCTCTGATCCTCGTCTCTCCTCCTCCCACTAGTCCACCCGACACCGACAGCTCTGAAGCCTCTCGACCCAAGTCTGTTGTGGTTCCACCTGCAGCTTCACCAACAGCCGCCTCTCCTCTGAAAAAGTCTCCCACCACGACCTCTTCTGTCTCCATGAACCTGCAGGAGGCCATCCGCCTCAGGACAGCAGCCAGATCAAAAGAAGGTCCCGCTTCTCGCCTCACCCTGCCCTCGCAGTTGTCCCCTCCAGGCTTCCTTAGATCCCCAACCAACACTGCAAGCTTCATCTTCTCCAAGAGCAACACCAGGGTAGGAATTGAGGTGAAGCAAAAGCAAGAAAACAAGGAAACTGTACAGAAGAAGTTGGAAAATTCCTCTGTGGCCAAGGTGACCAGTGAGGCGGAGTCAAAGTTGGGAGGAAAGGTCCCGCCACCCGTTGCTAAGAAACCAAAAACGAAGAGCAAAGAGGAGGAGGCTGGTGAGGCTGTGGAGCAAACTGCAGGACAGGAAGCACAGCGAGATGGAACAGAAG ATGGCCCAGAGGAAGTCAACGGGACAGCAGGCACTGTTCAAGGGGAGACATCTACATGA
- the si:ch211-67f13.7 gene encoding zona pellucida sperm-binding protein 3, with protein MKTRWHLFILFIFIGTLGSAAYAHKNTSTKGKKWNKLKVKPMGARRSSQKVPGGASQPQISSLLSTTPVTPPVRPGEPRARTQSDSAYVPDVSVTCSTSEFVVRVKTAFYGLGADAQELTLGSSCKSNGVVRPQGDLLFTYPVTECGAKRELPPGYLVYKYVLHYEPSPKRFPSNAHQINVNIECHYQRDQSVYQLAVQPTWHTVIMRKKLKGRSMDFQIKLMDDSWTPAKSQVYLLGQTVKIQVSAPHLPPGLKLYINSCYATPPSSSKSSLKYAMIDNFGCMVDSKHDPGASQFISRTDNTIRFSLRAFQFTADPELEIGIHCKLSVASEDPGPAHKSCTYQGQRWRALTGRDSVCECCESTCTTSKPRRALMEGFARSGLLLVSDQPSAAEDDLQLNGPSAGGGEMENINFYTDTNVHEKLWEHLRAEDYNGYKEKQPFEQSDVILGLLGEPDLAEERSFEEGEVKDLNTGEGGSGYETKDVSEDIGEENDDLLLQMELESADPEEGKDEKRACSKTKNRRKVKQDNLVDKEAKTWIFKWK; from the exons ATGAAAACGAGGTGGCAtctctttattttgtttatttttattggaACACTTGGTTCTGCTGCGTACGCTCATAAAAATACGTCCACTAAAGGTAAAAAATGGAATAAACTGAAAGTCAAACCGATGGGAGCCCGGAGATCCTCCCAGAAGGTTCCTGGAGGCGCATCTCAGCCTCAGATCAGCTCGCTTCTCTCCACCACGCCGGTGACTCCACCTGTGCGTCCAGGAGAGCCCAGAGCGCGGACCCAGTCGGACTCTGCGTACGTCCCGGACGTGTCCGTGACCTGCTCCACGTCGGAGTTTGTCGTGCGGGTCAAAACGGCTTTCTACGGTCTGGGCGCGGACGCGCAGGAGCTGACATTAGGCAGCAGCTGCAAGAGTAACGGGGTCGTCCGGCCACAGGGTGATTTGCTCTTCACATATCCAGTAACAGAGTGCGGTGCAAAACGAGAG CTGCCTCCCGGTTACCTGGTTTATAAATACGTGCTCCATTATGAACCGTCACCAAAACGATTCCCGAGCAATGCGCACCAGATCAACGTCAACATTGAGTGCCATTATCAAAG GGATCAATCTGTATACCAGCTGGCGGTGCAGCCCACGTGGCACACAGTTATCATGCGTAAAAAGCTAAAAGGGCGCTCAATGGACTTCCAGATCAAATTAATGGATG ATTCATGGACACCAGCCAAGTCTCAGGTTTACCTACTTGGACAAACCGTCAAGATCCAGGTGTCTGCTCCTCACCTGCCTCCTGGGTTGAAACTGTACATCAACAGCTGTTACGCAACACCCCCCAGCAGCTCCAAATCCTCCCTCAAATATGCCATGATTGACAACTTTGG CTGCATGGTGGACAGCAAACATGACCCCGGGGCCTCGCAGTTCATTTCCCGCACAGACAACACCATCAGGTTCTCCTTAAGGGCCTTCCAGTTTACAGCTGACCCAGAGCTGGAG ATCGGCATTCACTGCAAATTATCGGTCGCATCAGAGGATCCAGGACCTGCACACAAGTCCTGCACCTACCAGGGTCAACG GTGGAGGGCTCTTACTGGCCGTGACTCCGTATGTGAGTGTTGTGAGTCAACATGCACCACCTCCAAACCACGGAGGGCCTTGATGGAAG GCTTTGCCAGGAGTGGGCTGCTACTGGTCTCTGACCAGCCGAGTGCAGCAGAGGATGACCTCCAACTAAACGGTCCCTCTgctggtggaggagagatggagaACATAAACTTCTACACGGACACGAACGTTCATGAGAAGCTTTGGGAACATTTGAGAGCAGAAGATTATAACGGATATAAGGAGAAGCAACCATTTGAACAAAGTGACGTAATTCTTGGGCTGTTGGGGGAACCTGATTTGGCTGAGGAGAGGAGTTTTGAAGAAGGCGAGGTAAAGGATTTAAATACCGGGGAGGGTGGATCTGGATACGAGACAAAAGATGTTTCTGAGGACATCGGCGAGGAGAACGATGACCTGCTTCTGCAGATGGAGCTGGAGTCGGCTGACCCCGAGGAAGGGAAAGACGAGAAACGTGCATGTAGCAAAACTAAAAACAGGAGGAAGGTGAAACAAGACAATTTGGTTGATAAAGAGGCCAAAACGTGGATTTTCAAATGGAAGTAA
- the si:dkey-157l19.2 gene encoding NHS-like protein 3 isoform X2 — protein MVVLMTNNSNFYLYCFPVILKKKAQPNLNDDKTPAPPQLQENVFIEGSRSKYVEDLHTEAQEGLKMIQQEESNTGMEYQDNESMVSTATAQTNGESVGFVTDSTIADTSSVVSMRSSVSTRSSRHGLTRQGSTFRPLESGKKSEKTKTRRKHRKTAAGVPRHVQRELGMDREGWRLPPRLDERPDLDDESDFSPTSDGLQRKAESPKDSSAGLQTSNVVHPLSKDRVEQLNATHAGHRDNLALLHHLDPLRWKSGSAVVQQGLSSRVMTMSPQAAYLSKIIPNAVLPPSIEVVEISRSSRRSSLRTISKSSIVSSPSPSRASSRASSNITSASRYNANPYMSDSSRWSDSASSETLVSNSSTISSSSTPKQKPQSGDNSAKANKVDVNSSKDSSKVIIKGDQVRKEGQFVRSLSVMKSKRAPPPPNRSHSLHGKKRRSRDLVEVFATEQSPPSPKKDHENVQPGSSVVLSRTLDSTGYHADISSPDDSTGSVSFPLRSPLQAEEPKKDAEKLLNERSCDEQESPQDKKLNKPNSPSSGYSSQDGTSPHFIKWSLKQKGLFAKIPQFFSSRSTSAGLAPALAPQPGDKYGNAAGESKPDVSPSVQTLRQLFNIPPPPKIHAPPPPPPEVWSQNVRSIELLLGPPAPGSSYTVLKKNPKDRRQQRQSPPSSTATERKHQSPTAESEHGSVHVVDAKTESDCTYGKVKKERITQNGTSKEHGKDEKVRLSEMLNGILVKAVDKQGATRAEGQNVKAAEVNINTLPTISSVRISPPSSSEPVDHQVQSTVRDTTTVTSSVGITSPESSWPPPPPPLSQVSASRRDEMELPLPPPPMFVEGELVLSPKVKEQVEVGPLKFLSSQDVENPSLGIPPPPPYSAPPPPTTMKEAPPPPPPPPPVTHKEPSTSVIQEVPPPVSVPSPEKQAPPPGNAVEVSILSSRAVAALPSKDFIPPHHHQEASQPIGQVAPVENFGPPQSIPPPPPQLQPLKQEIDPPQKKISSEPKTEDLSVNVLTPPHGVPPPVAPVIQTSHITLVTDDGVPPSPPFEFRNTPSLKEAEQPPPPTSIPLPPPLPVQVPASITHPSSPPSTKNQTQEKTSAPEAHKELIPVVTASLLQKVKLRSVNSSPEPSEVHEQVSASDVTPPLLEVVTLRSINSSPEHAKGVKEEATSDGPTAVLQTVKLRSINNSPEPPETSEGVKEETLPNGPSSVINNSPETAKGVKEESTATGTHPALQVVKLQPANSSAEASEAVKGADSVLSIESSPVSLQSIKPETFTTQEKPEPDVTVDQPQPDKQVPMSSSNEAPQKPIRKSLILVSPPPTSPPDTDSSEASRPKSVVVPPAASPTAASPLKKSPTTTSSVSMNLQEAIRLRTAARSKEGPASRLTLPSQLSPPGFLRSPTNTASFIFSKSNTRVGIEVKQKQENKETVQKKLENSSVAKVTSEAESKLGGKVPPPVAKKPKTKSKEEEAGEAVEQTAGQEAQRDGTEDGPEEVNGTAGTVQGETST, from the exons ATGGTGGTACTCATGACTAATAACTCTAATTTTTACCTTTACTGCTTTCCAGTGATTTTAAAGAAGAAAG CTCAACCCAACCTAAACGATGACAAGACCCCTGCGCCCCCGCAGTTACAAGAGAACGTGTTTATCGAGGGCAGCAGGTCTAAATATGTGGAGGACCTCCACACCGAAGCTCAAGAAGGGCTGAAAATGATACAGCAAGAAG AAAGCAACACTGGAATGGAGTATCAGGATAATGAAAGCATGGTT TCCACAGCGACCGCCCAAACCAACGGGGAAAGTGTGGGGTTTGTGACGGACAGCACTATTGCTGACACGTCCTCTGTCGTCTCCATGCGGTCCTCAGTGTCCACAAGGTCGTCCCGCCATGGACTCACCAGGCAAG GATCAACGTTCCGACCCCTGGAATCAGGGAAAAAATCAGAAAAGACCAAAACAAGGAGGAAACACAGGAAGACTGCTGCAGGAGTGCCACGGCATGTTCAGAGAGAGCTGG GTATGGATAGGGAAGGCTGGAGACTGCCACCTCGGCTGGACGAGAGGCCGGATTTAGACGATGAGTCTGATTTTAGTCCCACATCCGATGGATTACAGCGCAAAGCAGAATCACCGAAGGACTCCAGTGCAGGCCTTCAAACCTCTAACGTCGTCCATCCGCTCAGTAAAGACAGAGTTGAGCAGCTCAATGCCACCCACGCTGGTCACAGGGACAACCTGGCCCTGCTGCACCATCTGGATCCCCTCAGATGGAAGAGTGGTTCTGCTGTTGTCCAACAGGGTCTGTCCAGCCGTGTTATGACCATGTCACCCCAGGCTGCTTACCTGTCCAAGATCATTCCCAACGCGGTGCTGCCACCCTCCATCGAGGTGGTGGAGATCAGTCGCAGCAGCCGTCGCAGCAGCTTGCGCACCATCAGCAAAAGCAGCATAGTGTCTAGCCCGTCTCCCTCCCGGGCTTCTTCTAGGGCCTCTTCCAACATCACCTCTGCCTCCCGCTACAACGCTAATCCTTATATGTCCGACAGCTCAAGATGGAGCGACTCTGCCTCATCAGAGACTTTGGTTTCTAACTCTTCAACCATCTCCAGCAGCAGCACCCCTAAACAGAAACCTCAGAGTGGAGACAATTCTGCTAAAGCGAACAAAGTTGATGTTAACTCCTCTAAAGATTCGTCCAAGGTCATCATTAAGGGAGACCAGGTTAGGAAAGAAGGACAGTTTGTGCGTAGTCTCTCTGTCATGAAGTCCAAGAGGGCTCCGCCACCTCCGAACCGCTCACATTCCCTTCACGGTAAGAAACGACGGTCAAGAGATCTGGTAGAAGTTTTTGCTACAGAACAAAGCCCCCCATCCCCAAAGAAAGACCACGAAAATGTTCAACCTGGATCATCTGTAGTCCTCTCCAGGACCTTAGACAGCACTGGCTACCATGCAGACATCAGTTCTCCAGATGATTCTACAGGTTCCGTATCATTCCCTCTCAGATCTCCGCTTCAGGCCGAGGAGCCAAAAAAGGATGCAGAAAAGCTTCTGAACGAACGTTCATGTGACGAGCAGGAATCCCCTCAGGACAAAAAGCTCAACAAACCAAACTCCCCATCCAGTGGCTACTCCAGCCAAGATGGAACATCTCCACATTTCATCAAATGGTCTCTGAAGCAAAAGGGACTCTTCGCAAAGATTCCACAGTTTTTTTCTTCTAGGTCCACGTCTGCTGGGCTTGCACCAGCCCTGGCACCACAGCCAGGAGATAAATACGGGAACGCTGCTGGAGAAAGCAAACCCGATGTCAGCCCCTCTGTTCAGACGCTGAGACAACTCTTCAACATCCCTCCCCCACCCAAAATCCacgctcctccccctcctcccccagAGGTATGGTCTCAAAACGTACGTTCGATTGAGCTGCTCCTGGGACCCCCGGCTCCCGGCAGCAGCTACACGGTcctaaagaagaacccaaaggaCAGGAGACAACAGAGGCAGTCTCCACCTTCATCTACGGCCACGGAACGAAAACACCAAAGTCCCACGGCTGAGTCTGAACATGGATCAGTGCACGTGGTGGACGCAAAGACAGAAAGTGATTGTACGTATGGAAAAgtgaagaaagaaagaataacccAGAATGGAACGTCGAAAGAACACGGAAAGGATGAGAAAGTGAGATTAAGCGAGATGTTGAACGGGATATTGGTGAAAGCTGTAGACAAGCAGGGAGCAACGAGAGCAGAAGGTCAGAACGTTAAAGCCGCAGAGGTCAACATCAACACACTACCTACCATTTCATCAGTACGCATTTCTCCACCATCGTCTTCCGAACCAGTGGACCATCAGGTCCAGTCCACTGTAAGAGACACCACCACTGTTACTTCATCGGTAGGAATTACCTCACCTGAATCATCTTGGCCCCCGCCGCCTCCACCGCTGTCGCAAGTAAGCGCCAGCAGACGTGATGAGATGGAGCTCCCTCTCCCTCCTCCCCCGATGTTTGTTGAGGGGGAACTAGTTTTGTCACCAAAGGTAAAAGAACAAGTCGAGGTGGGACCTCTGAAGTTCCTCTCGTCTCAGGACGTGGAGAATCCATCCCTGGGTATCCCTCCTCCACCACCATATTCAGCTCCCCCTCCACCAACAACTATGAAAgaggctcctcctcctcctcctccaccacctcctgtGACGCACAAGGAGCCCTCCACTTCTGTAATTCAAGAAGTTCCTCCACCGGTTAGCGTACCTTCGCCAGAAAAACAAGCCCCCCCTCCAGGAAACGCTGTAGAAGTCTCTATTCTCTCTTCCAGAGCAGTTGCTGCCCTGCCTTCTAAAGATTTTATTCCTCCACATCATCACCAAGAAGCTTCTCAGCCCATAGGACAAGTAGCCCCTGTAGAGAACTTTGGCCCCCCGCAAAGTATTCCTCCTCCGCCTCCACAGCTTCAACCACTGAAGCAAGAGATTGATCCTCCACAGAAGAAAATCTCATCAGAACCAAAAACAGAAGATCTATCTGTCAATGTTCTCACCCCCCCTCATGGTGTTCCACCTCCTGTAGCACCTGTCATTCAAACCTCACACATAACTCTAGTAACTGACGATGGGGTGCCCCCTTCTCCTCCATTTGagttcagaaacacaccttcactTAAAGAGGCTGAACAACCTCCTCCACCTACGAGTATTCCTTTGCCTCCACCGTTACCTGTGCAGGTTCCTGCCAGCATCACGCATCCGTCTAGTCCCCCAAGCACCAAAAACCAAACCCAAGAGAAGACCTCTGCACCTGAAGCACATAAGGAACTAATTCCGGTGGTCACCGCATCCCTCCTGCAGAAGGTCAAGCTTCGGTCTGTCAACAGCAGTCCAGAACCATCTGAAGTTCACGAGCAGGTCTCCGCCTCAGATGTAACCCCTCCCCTCCTTGAAGTGGTCACGCTTCGGTCCATCAACAGCAGCCCGGAACACGCTAAAGGCGTGAAAGAAGAAGCCACATCCGACGGTCCCACTGCTGTCTTGCAGACGGTCAAGCTTCGGTCCATCAACAACAGCCCGGAACCACCTGAAACTTCCGAAGGTGTGAAAGAGGAAACCCTGCCCAATGGTCCCTCATCTGTCATCAACAACAGCCCAGAAACCGCTAAAGGTGTGAAAGAGGAATCCACAGCTACTGGTACACACCCTGCCTTGCAGGTGGTCAAGCTCCAGCCTGCCAACAGCAGCGCTGAAGCATCTGAAGCTGTGAAAGGTGCCGATTCGGTTTTGTCCATTGAATCTTCTCCAGTCAGTCTTCAGTCCATCAAGCCTGAAACTTTTACAACTCAAGAGAAACCAGAGCCCGATGTCACAGTGGATCAACCACAGCCCGACAAACAAGTTCCAATGTCTTCCAGCAACGAGGCTCCTCAAAAGCCGATCAGAAAATCTCTGATCCTCGTCTCTCCTCCTCCCACTAGTCCACCCGACACCGACAGCTCTGAAGCCTCTCGACCCAAGTCTGTTGTGGTTCCACCTGCAGCTTCACCAACAGCCGCCTCTCCTCTGAAAAAGTCTCCCACCACGACCTCTTCTGTCTCCATGAACCTGCAGGAGGCCATCCGCCTCAGGACAGCAGCCAGATCAAAAGAAGGTCCCGCTTCTCGCCTCACCCTGCCCTCGCAGTTGTCCCCTCCAGGCTTCCTTAGATCCCCAACCAACACTGCAAGCTTCATCTTCTCCAAGAGCAACACCAGGGTAGGAATTGAGGTGAAGCAAAAGCAAGAAAACAAGGAAACTGTACAGAAGAAGTTGGAAAATTCCTCTGTGGCCAAGGTGACCAGTGAGGCGGAGTCAAAGTTGGGAGGAAAGGTCCCGCCACCCGTTGCTAAGAAACCAAAAACGAAGAGCAAAGAGGAGGAGGCTGGTGAGGCTGTGGAGCAAACTGCAGGACAGGAAGCACAGCGAGATGGAACAGAAG ATGGCCCAGAGGAAGTCAACGGGACAGCAGGCACTGTTCAAGGGGAGACATCTACATGA